From Luteitalea sp., the proteins below share one genomic window:
- a CDS encoding family 43 glycosylhydrolase: MGARTIVITLLTALLGVAAQDRQGTSTLASAQSAGSGMFRNPLNSSADPTLVYDGNSYYLATTQGDRIRLWRSASLATLLNAPGVDVWQDPDPSRNQQMWAPGLYRFETDAGPRWYIYYTASDGTDVNHRMYVIESAQDDPMGPYAFKNKVFDFGEYAIDGEPFRHNGLLYFAWAGPGRGQGGPAQIYVAPMANPWTVSGSPVAIPVDGGCTEVREGPTFLYRNGRTFLTYSTCDTGKPDYQLWMTSIANGDDPLVPGNWLQHPGPVFSRNDGNGVWGPGHHFFFTSPDGTEDWIAYHGKNTSTYNYGWRTTRAQKFIWNADGMPSFGTPVALGEDVPLPSGDPGPAPRVINDFDIGTGDFQVTYSGEWSSGTGCGTQCFRGDDHWSGTAGHTATFTFTGMQIALLSVRDVGNGIAAIAVDDGPEALVDYYGDPRVGQQLNYLSPRLEPGQHTLTVRVTGDKNPASSWTAVSIDRAEVWP, translated from the coding sequence ATGGGCGCACGCACGATTGTCATCACGCTGCTGACCGCGTTGCTCGGGGTTGCCGCGCAGGATCGGCAGGGAACGTCGACGTTAGCTTCGGCGCAATCCGCTGGCTCGGGCATGTTCCGCAATCCGTTGAACAGCAGCGCCGACCCCACGCTGGTCTATGACGGCAACTCGTACTACCTCGCAACCACACAGGGTGATCGGATTCGGCTCTGGCGTTCGGCCAGCCTGGCCACGCTGCTCAATGCTCCCGGCGTGGATGTATGGCAGGACCCCGATCCGAGCCGCAACCAGCAGATGTGGGCGCCCGGCCTCTACCGATTCGAAACCGACGCCGGTCCGCGCTGGTACATCTACTACACCGCGAGCGACGGCACCGACGTCAACCATCGGATGTACGTGATCGAATCGGCGCAGGACGACCCGATGGGGCCGTATGCGTTCAAGAACAAGGTCTTCGACTTCGGTGAGTATGCCATTGATGGCGAGCCGTTTCGGCACAACGGCCTGCTGTACTTTGCCTGGGCAGGCCCCGGCCGCGGCCAAGGTGGACCCGCACAGATCTACGTCGCGCCAATGGCGAACCCGTGGACCGTGTCTGGATCGCCGGTGGCCATTCCGGTCGATGGCGGCTGCACCGAAGTGCGCGAGGGACCGACGTTCTTGTACCGTAACGGAAGGACCTTCCTGACTTACTCCACCTGCGACACCGGCAAGCCGGACTATCAGCTCTGGATGACTTCGATCGCCAACGGTGACGATCCACTGGTGCCAGGCAACTGGCTGCAGCATCCAGGGCCGGTGTTCTCGCGAAACGACGGTAACGGCGTGTGGGGGCCGGGACACCACTTTTTCTTCACGTCCCCTGACGGCACCGAGGACTGGATCGCGTACCACGGCAAGAACACCTCGACATACAACTACGGCTGGCGCACGACCCGCGCGCAGAAGTTCATCTGGAACGCCGATGGCATGCCGAGCTTTGGCACGCCGGTCGCTCTGGGCGAAGACGTTCCGTTGCCGTCCGGCGATCCCGGTCCTGCACCTCGCGTCATCAACGACTTCGACATCGGCACCGGCGATTTCCAGGTGACGTATTCAGGTGAGTGGAGCTCCGGCACGGGCTGCGGTACCCAGTGCTTCCGCGGTGACGATCACTGGAGCGGCACCGCCGGACATACCGCCACGTTCACGTTCACCGGGATGCAGATCGCCCTGCTGTCGGTGCGGGATGTGGGCAACGGCATTGCCGCGATCGCGGTTGACGATGGCCCGGAAGCGCTGGTGGACTACTACGGCGATCCACGCGTGGGCCAGCAACTGAATTACCTGAGCCCCAGACTCGAACCGGGCCAGCACACGCTGACGGTCCGGGTCACCGGGGACAAGAACCCCGCCTCGAGTTGGACCGCGGTCAGCATCGACCGCGCCGAAGTCTGGCCCTAA
- a CDS encoding MarC family protein yields the protein MDSFARSVLLMFVLLNPFILSVYLMGLVRVLHFRDFARQLVRAALISLVVFVLFAWGGVAVFEDVMQVRYAAFLIFGGLIFLITAIRLIAGAGHPVAPPRPQEDVSAAIAMPYLVGPGTISAAVLAGSRLDSIRAPLAIALALGLAIVALLAFKLIHDYVRSRSEALVFRYTEITGRATALFVGSFAIDMILRGFETWLQTLPAVTRAALLAAVP from the coding sequence ATGGACTCATTTGCCCGCTCGGTCCTGCTCATGTTCGTGCTCTTGAATCCGTTTATCCTGAGCGTGTATCTGATGGGGCTCGTACGGGTTCTCCACTTTCGCGACTTCGCTCGGCAGCTCGTGCGGGCCGCGCTAATCAGTCTCGTGGTGTTCGTGTTGTTTGCGTGGGGCGGCGTGGCGGTCTTCGAGGACGTGATGCAGGTGCGGTACGCCGCATTTCTCATTTTCGGCGGCCTCATCTTTCTCATTACGGCCATCCGTCTGATCGCCGGCGCTGGCCACCCGGTTGCACCGCCGCGCCCGCAGGAAGATGTCTCGGCGGCCATTGCGATGCCGTACTTGGTGGGGCCCGGCACCATCAGCGCCGCCGTCCTGGCAGGCAGCCGTCTGGACTCCATTCGTGCGCCGCTGGCCATTGCGCTTGCGCTCGGCCTCGCTATCGTCGCCCTCCTCGCCTTCAAGCTGATTCACGACTACGTGCGGAGCCGCAGTGAAGCGCTGGTCTTCCGTTATACGGAGATTACGGGGCGCGCCACCGCGCTCTTCGTGGGATCGTTTGCCATCGACATGATTCTCCGTGGCTTCGAAACCTGGCTGCAGACGCTGCCGGCAGTCACGCGTGCTGCGCTGCTAGCGGCCGTCCCGTGA
- a CDS encoding CBS domain-containing protein: MDTGAPHTLVTAEKTDAATRHLLGAVRGCTFDDFLFAPQFSVLEGRDPAGIDLTCRLSEHLTLCRPIVSANMDTVTRAPMAVVQAEEGGIGIIDRGFKPGDIEPQVREVEIVKRTQHGVIVDPYTVPLTATLAEAVAAMRRSRVGTLAVVDGQRTLKGLLTERDLRFVTDDRLTSTSVETRLTPIEKLVVHEGAISIDDAERLMVERKIKKLPLVNQDGTLIGLITAKDILKQKRQPFATRDAHGRLRVGAAIGAKGDYLERATELVRAGVDVLVIDIAHGHSVVMARAIEEFRKRFDDVELIAGNVATADGARFLSERGVNGIKVGIGPGGGCTTRLTTSFGVPQLQALVECRAAVSDAIPLVADGGIKRHGSLAEALLFGGDSVMLGSVFAGTLETPGDVVQKPVLLPDSQKAVKVPFKVLRGMASIEAIKDRLDVEDADILDLQALGAEGLELSVPARGSARPIFQDMIRHLCSSVSYGGASSLGELKRLFWARPEQYLIRLSPAARRESYER, translated from the coding sequence ATGGATACGGGTGCGCCCCATACGCTTGTCACGGCCGAGAAGACCGACGCCGCCACCAGACACCTGCTTGGTGCGGTTCGCGGCTGTACGTTCGACGACTTCCTGTTTGCTCCCCAGTTCAGCGTGCTCGAGGGACGCGATCCAGCCGGAATCGATCTGACGTGCCGGCTGTCGGAGCACCTCACGCTTTGCCGCCCCATTGTCTCGGCCAACATGGATACGGTCACACGTGCCCCTATGGCCGTCGTGCAGGCAGAGGAAGGCGGCATCGGCATCATCGATCGTGGCTTCAAGCCGGGCGACATCGAGCCGCAGGTGCGCGAGGTCGAAATCGTGAAGCGCACGCAGCACGGCGTGATCGTCGATCCCTACACGGTCCCCCTCACTGCCACGCTCGCCGAGGCGGTCGCCGCGATGCGCCGCTCGCGTGTGGGCACGCTCGCGGTCGTCGACGGGCAGCGCACGCTCAAAGGCCTGCTGACCGAGCGAGATCTGCGCTTCGTCACGGACGACCGCCTGACGTCGACATCGGTGGAAACACGCCTGACACCCATCGAGAAGCTCGTGGTGCACGAAGGAGCCATCTCCATCGATGACGCGGAGCGTCTGATGGTGGAGCGAAAGATCAAGAAATTGCCGCTGGTCAACCAGGACGGGACCCTCATCGGCCTCATCACGGCCAAGGACATCTTGAAGCAGAAGCGCCAGCCCTTTGCGACGCGCGACGCCCACGGCCGGCTCCGGGTCGGGGCGGCGATAGGCGCCAAGGGGGACTATCTCGAGCGCGCCACCGAGCTCGTTCGCGCGGGAGTCGACGTCCTCGTGATCGACATCGCTCACGGTCACTCCGTCGTGATGGCCCGGGCCATCGAGGAGTTCCGCAAGCGGTTCGATGATGTCGAGCTCATCGCCGGCAATGTCGCCACGGCGGACGGCGCACGCTTCCTCAGCGAACGAGGCGTCAACGGCATCAAGGTCGGCATCGGACCCGGTGGCGGTTGCACGACTCGCCTCACCACCAGCTTCGGCGTGCCGCAGCTCCAGGCGTTGGTCGAATGCCGCGCGGCGGTGAGTGACGCCATTCCGCTCGTCGCGGACGGCGGAATCAAGCGGCACGGCAGCCTTGCCGAGGCCCTGCTCTTCGGCGGCGATTCGGTGATGCTCGGCAGCGTCTTTGCCGGCACGCTGGAAACTCCTGGCGACGTCGTTCAAAAACCGGTGCTGCTGCCCGACTCTCAGAAGGCGGTCAAGGTGCCCTTCAAGGTGCTGCGCGGCATGGCGTCGATCGAGGCCATCAAAGACCGCCTCGACGTCGAGGATGCCGACATTCTCGACCTCCAGGCGCTGGGTGCCGAAGGACTAGAGCTAAGCGTTCCGGCGCGCGGGTCGGCCCGGCCCATCTTCCAGGACATGATCAGGCACCTCTGCTCGTCGGTGAGCTACGGAGGCGCGAGCAGCCTCGGCGAGCTGAAGCGGCTCTTCTGGGCGCGGCCCGAGCAGTATCTGATTCGGCTCTCCCCTGCCGCCCGCCGCGAATCATACGAGCGGTGA
- a CDS encoding serine hydrolase yields the protein MVPLVPVIPVAWVGHVPSRRIMMRMSGNTASAIAILALVVASGAPALRGQVTVEPTQAVASDLDQALDAITEAGMPGALARVSDEATSWRGASGVADIDTNRPMRPDFPFRIGSITKTFVATLVLQHVAEGRIGLDDPIALHLPDVLPAELGGAVTIRMLLNHTSGVPDYDTLLWRENADLERHRFALFTPIQLIELALTDEPGTPGQTWAYSNTNYILLGILVERVSGHSVQFDMIQRIIRPLQLRGTWFPYLSPYLLAPHSESYVPVGTPERPLVDFSVYTPTVFSAAGAMVSTAQDLERFFRALLTGELLPPEQLRAMQTTVSTDFGLEYGLGLVKFSLCDTFWGHDGVVWGQQTISFTSADGQRHVTLGTNMSHYAAGPNPIDQASTQFLLQAACPTAPMTTLSGTWPRTPAPGRQLPQRPARLRDW from the coding sequence ATGGTGCCGCTGGTTCCAGTCATCCCAGTGGCGTGGGTCGGCCACGTTCCTTCAAGGAGGATCATGATGCGTATGTCAGGGAACACCGCGTCAGCCATCGCGATTCTAGCTCTGGTGGTGGCGAGTGGTGCGCCGGCGTTGCGGGGCCAAGTCACTGTTGAACCCACGCAGGCGGTTGCGAGTGATTTGGATCAGGCGCTCGATGCGATCACCGAAGCGGGTATGCCCGGCGCTCTTGCGCGCGTGAGCGACGAGGCAACCAGCTGGCGCGGCGCGAGCGGTGTCGCAGATATCGACACCAATCGACCGATGCGACCCGACTTTCCTTTCCGAATCGGTAGTATCACCAAGACGTTCGTCGCGACGCTCGTTCTTCAGCACGTTGCCGAGGGTCGGATCGGGCTGGACGATCCGATCGCACTCCACCTGCCTGACGTCCTTCCCGCCGAATTGGGGGGAGCCGTGACTATCCGCATGCTGCTCAATCACACCAGCGGCGTTCCCGACTATGACACCCTCTTGTGGAGGGAGAACGCCGATCTCGAGCGCCATCGGTTCGCACTCTTCACCCCTATCCAACTAATAGAATTGGCCCTAACCGACGAGCCAGGGACACCGGGGCAAACGTGGGCGTACTCCAACACGAACTACATTCTGCTCGGCATACTCGTCGAACGGGTCAGTGGGCACTCCGTTCAGTTCGATATGATTCAGCGAATCATCCGGCCCTTGCAGCTACGTGGCACGTGGTTCCCATACCTGTCGCCCTACCTCCTCGCCCCGCATTCAGAAAGTTACGTCCCGGTCGGCACGCCTGAACGGCCCTTGGTCGACTTCAGTGTCTACACGCCGACTGTGTTCAGTGCCGCCGGTGCGATGGTCTCCACCGCGCAGGACTTGGAGCGGTTCTTCCGTGCGTTGCTCACGGGCGAACTGCTGCCGCCGGAGCAGTTGCGAGCCATGCAGACAACGGTCTCGACCGACTTCGGTCTGGAGTACGGGCTCGGCCTCGTCAAGTTCTCGCTGTGCGACACCTTCTGGGGCCATGACGGCGTGGTCTGGGGCCAACAAACAATCAGCTTCACCAGCGCGGACGGGCAACGTCATGTGACGCTCGGCACGAACATGTCGCACTACGCGGCTGGTCCTAACCCGATCGATCAGGCGAGCACGCAGTTTCTGCTCCAAGCGGCCTGTCCAACAGCGCCCATGACGACGTTGAGCGGGACTTGGCCGCGGACGCCCGCTCCTGGGAGGCAGCTTCCGCAACGGCCGGCCCGGCTACGGGACTGGTAA
- a CDS encoding DUF5050 domain-containing protein produces MTGSRLSGQPALGWFEGHGDVGSPAIRGTTTYDQDSQSYTITGAGTNMWDTRDEFHFAWKRLTGDFILTAQAGFVGKGVDPHRKLGWLVRSTLDPEAAYVDAAVHGDGLTSLQFRRAAGGETAELKSAVAAPEIVQLERRGGTYIMSVARLGQPFTRTELSDIDLGDEVYTGLFVCSHNPKVSERALFRNVRITVPPNDDWVPYRDYIGSNLEVLTIDNGHRRVLHTSPGSFQAPNWTTDGKALIYNSDGRLYRFDLTSRRASVIDTGFALSNNNDHVLSFDGRMLGISHASPEDDDRSVVFTMPVTGGTPQRVTKSSPSYLHGWSPDGKYLVYTGGRNDEYDIYKIPVEGGEEEQLTTAKGLDDGSEYSPDGQWIYFNSARTGRMQIWRMRPDGSGQEQITDDELNNWFPHISPDGTWMVVLSYLPDVAADDHPFYKQVYLRIMRPDGSEPRVLAYVYGGQGTINVPSWSPDSTQIAFVSNTALPAPLGGGGPAEARNAPRRKGARYAH; encoded by the coding sequence ATGACGGGCTCGCGCCTGTCCGGACAACCGGCCCTCGGGTGGTTCGAAGGCCATGGGGACGTGGGCAGCCCGGCAATCCGAGGCACCACCACCTATGACCAGGATTCGCAGAGCTACACGATCACCGGCGCCGGCACCAACATGTGGGACACGCGCGACGAGTTTCACTTCGCGTGGAAGCGACTGACCGGCGACTTCATTCTCACGGCGCAGGCGGGCTTCGTTGGCAAAGGCGTCGATCCACACCGCAAGCTCGGCTGGCTGGTGCGCAGCACCCTCGATCCAGAGGCGGCGTACGTCGACGCTGCCGTGCATGGCGACGGCCTGACCTCCCTTCAATTCAGACGAGCCGCTGGCGGTGAAACGGCGGAGCTGAAGTCGGCCGTCGCAGCCCCAGAGATCGTTCAGCTCGAGCGGCGCGGCGGCACATACATCATGTCCGTTGCGCGACTCGGTCAGCCGTTCACTCGAACCGAGCTGTCCGACATCGATCTCGGCGACGAGGTCTATACCGGACTTTTCGTCTGCTCCCATAACCCGAAGGTCTCCGAGCGTGCTCTGTTCCGAAACGTTCGCATTACCGTACCGCCGAACGACGACTGGGTGCCATATCGCGACTATATCGGCAGTAACCTCGAAGTACTGACGATTGACAATGGCCACCGGCGCGTATTGCACACGTCGCCCGGATCATTTCAAGCACCGAATTGGACCACGGATGGTAAGGCGCTCATCTACAACAGCGACGGCCGGCTGTATCGCTTCGATCTTACGTCGCGCCGTGCGTCGGTCATCGACACCGGCTTTGCCTTGTCTAACAACAACGATCACGTGCTGTCGTTCGACGGTCGCATGTTGGGCATCAGCCATGCGAGCCCAGAGGACGACGACCGCTCCGTCGTTTTCACGATGCCAGTGACCGGCGGAACGCCGCAACGCGTGACGAAGAGCTCGCCTTCTTATCTCCACGGATGGTCGCCCGACGGCAAGTACCTCGTTTACACCGGCGGGCGAAACGACGAGTACGACATCTACAAAATTCCGGTCGAGGGTGGAGAGGAAGAGCAGCTCACCACGGCCAAGGGCCTTGACGATGGGTCGGAGTACTCGCCGGACGGACAGTGGATCTACTTCAATTCGGCCCGCACGGGACGTATGCAGATCTGGCGGATGCGGCCGGATGGCAGCGGGCAGGAGCAGATCACCGACGACGAGCTCAATAATTGGTTCCCGCACATCTCGCCGGATGGCACATGGATGGTCGTTCTCTCGTACCTCCCTGATGTCGCGGCTGACGATCATCCGTTCTACAAACAGGTCTATCTGCGGATCATGCGACCGGATGGGAGCGAGCCGCGAGTGCTGGCGTATGTCTATGGGGGACAAGGAACGATCAACGTGCCGTCGTGGTCTCCCGACAGCACGCAGATCGCGTTCGTGAGCAATACGGCATTGCCTGCACCGCTGGGTGGCGGCGGGCCTGCCGAAGCGCGAAACGCGCCAAGGCGAAAGGGCGCTCGCTACGCACATTGA
- a CDS encoding pyridoxal-phosphate dependent enzyme, translated as MNQRSLVPTMGVMPSVDEIRAARQMLNPYLPVTRLCPAPSLTKLLGAAVHLKLESDLPTGSFKPRGAMYALASRLQREAVREVVASSTGNHGAAVAYAASVFGVSATIFLPEGANPIKRARIAELGARIVDVEEREDRDAAQAARAHAMRTQGYFLHDATDPVLPAGPATIACEIFEQAPDTEAVVVPVGDTALIRGVAAAVRWLRPETRIIGVQAAKAPSYYLSWQEARVVTTASCDTIADGLATRIPESANVEAIRSHVDEMVLVTEDQMLAAMRHLLLEEHVVAEASGAAAAAAAIAGNWRGLQTTLLVTGANVSPEVLARVAAAT; from the coding sequence ATGAATCAGCGTAGTCTGGTGCCAACGATGGGCGTCATGCCGTCCGTCGATGAAATCCGCGCGGCCCGTCAGATGCTGAACCCGTATCTCCCGGTCACTCGACTCTGTCCCGCGCCGAGCCTGACGAAGCTGCTGGGTGCCGCGGTGCATCTCAAGCTCGAATCAGACCTCCCAACGGGCTCGTTCAAGCCGAGGGGCGCGATGTACGCGCTTGCCAGCCGGCTGCAGCGAGAGGCCGTACGGGAGGTGGTCGCCTCGAGCACCGGCAACCACGGGGCGGCAGTAGCCTACGCGGCTTCGGTGTTCGGGGTTTCGGCGACGATCTTCCTCCCGGAAGGTGCGAATCCAATCAAGCGCGCGCGGATCGCAGAGCTGGGAGCGCGCATCGTGGACGTCGAAGAGCGCGAAGACCGTGACGCCGCGCAGGCCGCGCGTGCGCACGCGATGCGGACCCAGGGGTATTTCCTCCATGACGCCACCGATCCTGTCCTTCCGGCGGGACCCGCGACCATTGCCTGTGAGATTTTCGAACAGGCGCCCGACACCGAGGCGGTCGTCGTTCCGGTCGGCGACACGGCTCTGATCCGCGGCGTCGCGGCTGCTGTCAGGTGGCTCCGACCCGAGACCCGGATCATCGGCGTCCAGGCAGCCAAGGCACCGTCCTACTACTTGTCCTGGCAAGAAGCGCGTGTGGTGACGACCGCCTCGTGCGACACGATCGCGGATGGCCTAGCCACGCGGATACCGGAATCAGCCAATGTCGAAGCCATCCGGTCGCACGTCGATGAGATGGTGCTGGTCACGGAGGATCAGATGCTCGCGGCGATGCGGCATCTCCTGCTCGAAGAGCATGTGGTGGCCGAGGCCTCTGGTGCCGCGGCGGCCGCCGCCGCGATCGCCGGGAACTGGAGGGGGCTCCAAACGACTCTCCTCGTGACCGGGGCAAACGTGTCCCCAGAGGTCCTCGCGCGTGTCGCCGCGGCGACATAG
- a CDS encoding DUF1080 domain-containing protein — protein sequence MRTLALLLTLLILPQTDATDWRSAPREDWRDLFNGRNLDGWVVKLAHHELGDNYADTFRVENGAIRVMYDKYDDFGERFGHLFYNERLSHYVLALEYRFFGEQMQGGPDYARLNSGVMFHSQAPETILKDQDWPISVEAQFLAGKRTTMNVCTPGTEIFMKGEMVKEHCTDATSKIYADDEWVAVEVEVRGAESVRHMIGGEAVLSYEKPTIGGGVANGYDPAVKKDGTALGDGYIGLQAESQPVEFRNIRLLNLSGCMDQASPAYRAYFVHRDDSRCTAR from the coding sequence ATGAGAACACTGGCCTTGCTACTGACGCTGCTGATTCTTCCGCAGACCGACGCCACCGATTGGCGGAGCGCGCCTCGAGAAGACTGGCGGGACCTCTTCAACGGCCGTAACCTCGACGGGTGGGTGGTGAAGCTGGCGCATCATGAGCTCGGCGACAACTATGCGGACACCTTCCGTGTGGAGAACGGCGCCATTCGCGTGATGTACGACAAGTACGACGACTTTGGAGAGCGTTTCGGTCACCTCTTCTACAACGAGAGGCTGTCGCACTACGTCCTCGCGCTCGAATATCGGTTCTTTGGCGAGCAGATGCAGGGCGGTCCCGACTATGCGCGGCTGAACAGTGGGGTCATGTTTCACTCGCAAGCGCCTGAGACGATCCTGAAAGACCAGGACTGGCCCATTTCTGTGGAGGCGCAGTTCCTGGCTGGTAAGCGGACCACCATGAACGTGTGCACGCCTGGCACGGAGATCTTCATGAAGGGCGAGATGGTGAAGGAGCACTGCACCGACGCGACCTCGAAGATCTACGCTGACGATGAATGGGTTGCGGTAGAGGTGGAGGTCCGAGGAGCGGAGTCGGTGCGTCATATGATCGGCGGCGAGGCCGTGCTGAGCTACGAGAAGCCAACGATTGGGGGCGGCGTCGCGAACGGCTACGATCCTGCGGTCAAGAAGGATGGCACGGCCCTGGGAGACGGCTACATCGGGCTACAAGCTGAAAGTCAGCCGGTCGAGTTTCGCAATATCCGCTTACTGAACCTCTCGGGCTGCATGGACCAGGCATCGCCGGCGTATCGTGCCTATTTCGTGCATCGTGACGATTCGCGCTGCACCGCGCGCTGA
- a CDS encoding ribbon-helix-helix protein, CopG family, with translation MKNAQITIDGDTLAHVDRVAKLLGVERSEIVHQALRDWLRRRAAETFEREWISALRKNPDAVHRAEEWLGLQASSEQ, from the coding sequence ATGAAGAATGCGCAGATCACGATCGATGGGGATACTCTCGCGCATGTAGATCGCGTCGCTAAGCTGCTCGGCGTCGAGCGATCGGAGATCGTCCATCAAGCGCTTCGCGATTGGCTCCGGCGACGGGCGGCCGAGACCTTCGAGCGAGAATGGATCTCGGCTCTTCGGAAGAACCCTGACGCCGTACATCGTGCTGAGGAATGGCTCGGTCTTCAGGCCTCGAGCGAGCAGTGA